A window from Pseudomonas moraviensis encodes these proteins:
- a CDS encoding cell division protein FtsQ/DivIB codes for MQGAHLRHQPPAPGRKPVPRGASRMVAKEPMSARLPKANFSFLKSLFWPVLLVALGFGTYEGAQRLLPYADRPISKIAVQGDLSYISQQAVQQRIAPFVASSFFTIDLAGMRTELEQMPWIAHAEVRRVWPDQVVIRLEEQLPVARWGDESLLNNQGQAFTPKELANYEHLPQLFGPQRAQQQVMQQYQVLSQMLRPLGFSIARLELRERGSWFLTTGAGSSGPGIELLLGRGNLVEKMRRFIAIYDKTLKEQITNIARIDLRYANGLAVGWREPVAPTTAQPAVAKN; via the coding sequence ATGCAAGGCGCTCATCTCAGACATCAGCCACCCGCACCCGGCCGCAAGCCGGTGCCGCGGGGTGCCAGCCGAATGGTGGCGAAAGAGCCGATGTCCGCGCGCCTGCCGAAAGCCAATTTCAGCTTTCTGAAAAGCCTGTTCTGGCCGGTGCTGCTGGTGGCACTGGGCTTTGGCACCTACGAAGGTGCGCAGCGTTTGCTGCCGTATGCCGACCGGCCGATCAGCAAGATCGCGGTGCAGGGCGACTTGAGTTACATCAGCCAGCAGGCGGTGCAGCAGCGGATCGCACCGTTCGTGGCGTCGAGCTTCTTCACCATCGACCTCGCCGGTATGCGTACCGAGCTGGAACAGATGCCGTGGATCGCCCACGCCGAAGTGCGCCGGGTATGGCCGGACCAGGTGGTGATCCGCCTCGAAGAACAATTGCCGGTGGCGCGCTGGGGCGACGAGTCGCTGCTCAACAACCAGGGCCAGGCGTTCACGCCCAAGGAACTGGCGAACTACGAACACCTGCCGCAGCTGTTCGGCCCACAACGGGCTCAGCAGCAGGTGATGCAGCAGTATCAGGTGTTGAGCCAGATGCTGCGCCCGCTGGGTTTTTCGATTGCACGCCTGGAATTGCGTGAACGCGGCAGCTGGTTCCTGACCACCGGTGCCGGCAGTTCCGGCCCCGGCATCGAGTTGCTGCTGGGACGCGGCAACCTGGTGGAAAAGATGCGCCGCTTCATCGCCATCTATGACAAGACGCTGAAAGAGCAGATTACGAACATTGCGCGCATCGATCTGCGCTACGCCAACGGCCTTGCTGTTGGCTGGCGGGAACCCGTAGCGCCGACGACAGCCCAACCCGCTGTCGCAAAGAATTAA
- a CDS encoding D-alanine--D-alanine ligase, giving the protein MTAAYAKLFSTIAPKDFGRVAVLFGGLSAEREVSLKSGNAVLEALQSAGVDAFGIDVGEDFLQRLLSEKIDRAFIILHGRGGEDGSMQGLLECAGIPYTGSGILASALAMDKLRTKQVWHSLGIPTPRHAVLCSEADCISAATELGLPLIVKPAHEGSSIGMAKVNSASELIDAWKAASTYDSQVLVEQWIQGPEFTIATLRDQVLPPIALGTPHTFYDYDAKYIANDTQYRIPCGLDAAKEQELMGLTAKACEALGIAGWGRADVMQDADGQFWFLEVNTAPGMTDHSLVPMAARAAGLDFQQLVLAILAASVEDAGATEARG; this is encoded by the coding sequence ATGACTGCTGCCTACGCCAAGCTGTTTTCCACGATCGCGCCAAAAGACTTCGGCCGCGTCGCCGTGCTCTTCGGCGGCCTGAGTGCCGAGCGTGAGGTGTCGCTGAAATCCGGTAACGCCGTGCTCGAGGCGCTGCAAAGCGCTGGCGTGGATGCGTTCGGTATCGATGTGGGCGAAGACTTCCTGCAGCGTCTGCTCAGCGAAAAGATCGACCGCGCGTTCATCATTCTCCACGGTCGCGGCGGTGAAGACGGCAGCATGCAGGGCCTGCTCGAGTGCGCCGGCATCCCGTACACCGGCAGCGGCATTCTTGCTTCCGCACTGGCGATGGACAAGCTGCGCACCAAGCAGGTCTGGCACAGCCTCGGGATTCCGACGCCGCGTCACGCCGTGCTGTGCAGCGAAGCCGATTGTATTTCGGCAGCGACGGAACTGGGCTTGCCTTTGATCGTCAAACCGGCGCATGAAGGTTCAAGTATCGGGATGGCCAAAGTGAATTCTGCGTCCGAGTTGATCGACGCATGGAAAGCGGCCAGTACCTACGATTCGCAAGTGTTGGTCGAGCAATGGATTCAAGGTCCGGAGTTCACCATCGCCACCCTGCGTGACCAGGTGTTGCCTCCTATCGCCCTGGGTACACCGCACACATTTTACGACTACGACGCCAAGTACATCGCCAACGATACCCAGTACCGCATTCCGTGCGGACTGGACGCGGCCAAGGAACAGGAACTCATGGGACTCACGGCCAAGGCCTGTGAGGCGCTGGGTATCGCCGGTTGGGGCCGGGCGGACGTAATGCAGGACGCCGACGGGCAGTTCTGGTTCCTTGAAGTCAATACCGCACCGGGCATGACCGATCACAGCCTGGTGCCGATGGCGGCGCGGGCTGCCGGTCTGGATTTCCAGCAACTGGTTCTGGCCATTCTGGCCGCCAGCGTTGAAGACGCAGGCGCAACAGAGGCGCGAGGTTAA
- the murC gene encoding UDP-N-acetylmuramate--L-alanine ligase, with the protein MVENQKAMPQPEMRRIRRIHFVGIGGVGMCGIAEVLLNLGYQVSGSDLKASPVTERLETFGAQIFIGHRAENAATADVLVVSSAVNTSNPEVATALERRIPVVPRAEMLAELMRYRHGIAVAGTHGKTTTTSLIASVFAAGGLDPTFVIGGRLNAAGTNAQLGTSRYLIAEADESDASFLHLQPLVAVVTNIDADHMATYDGDFNKLKKTFVEFLHNLPFYGLAVMCLDDPVVREILPLVKRPTVTYGFSEDADVRAINVRQQGMQTFFTVLRPDREPLDVSVNMPGNHNVLNSLATICIATDEGVSDEAIVQGLSGFQGVGRRFQVYGELPVDGGNVMLVDDYGHHPTEVAAVIKAVRGGWPERRLVMVYQPHRYSRTRDLYDDFVNVLADANVLLLMEVYPAGEEPIPGADSRKLCNSIRQRGQLDPIYIERGVDLAPLVKPLLRAGDILLCQGAGDIGGLAPKLLKSELFAGAVAASVEGKLK; encoded by the coding sequence ATGGTTGAGAATCAGAAAGCCATGCCACAACCGGAAATGCGCCGCATCCGGCGCATCCACTTCGTCGGCATCGGCGGCGTGGGCATGTGCGGTATCGCTGAAGTGTTGTTGAACCTGGGCTATCAAGTCTCCGGTTCCGACCTGAAAGCGTCGCCGGTCACCGAGCGCCTGGAAACCTTCGGCGCGCAGATCTTCATCGGTCACCGTGCCGAGAACGCCGCTACCGCCGACGTGCTGGTGGTGTCGAGCGCAGTGAACACGTCCAACCCGGAAGTCGCGACCGCCCTTGAGCGCCGCATTCCAGTGGTACCGCGCGCAGAAATGCTCGCCGAGCTGATGCGCTATCGCCACGGCATCGCCGTCGCCGGTACCCACGGCAAAACCACCACCACCAGCCTGATCGCTTCGGTGTTCGCGGCCGGTGGTCTGGATCCGACGTTCGTGATCGGTGGTCGTCTGAATGCAGCGGGCACCAACGCTCAGCTGGGCACCAGCCGTTACCTGATCGCCGAAGCCGACGAAAGCGATGCGAGTTTCCTGCATCTGCAGCCGCTGGTGGCCGTGGTCACCAATATCGACGCCGACCACATGGCGACCTACGACGGTGACTTCAACAAACTGAAGAAAACCTTCGTCGAATTCCTGCACAACCTGCCGTTCTACGGTTTGGCGGTGATGTGCCTGGACGATCCAGTGGTGCGGGAGATCCTGCCGCTGGTGAAACGTCCGACCGTGACCTATGGCTTCAGCGAAGACGCCGATGTGCGCGCAATCAATGTGCGTCAGCAGGGCATGCAGACCTTCTTTACCGTGCTGCGCCCGGATCGCGAGCCGCTCGACGTGTCGGTGAACATGCCCGGCAACCACAACGTGCTCAACTCGCTGGCGACCATCTGCATCGCCACCGACGAAGGCGTCAGCGATGAAGCGATTGTCCAGGGCCTGTCAGGCTTCCAGGGTGTCGGTCGGCGCTTCCAGGTCTACGGCGAACTGCCGGTGGACGGCGGCAACGTGATGCTGGTCGACGACTACGGTCATCACCCGACCGAAGTCGCTGCCGTGATCAAAGCCGTGCGCGGTGGCTGGCCGGAGCGTCGTCTGGTGATGGTCTACCAGCCACACCGTTACAGCCGCACCCGCGATCTGTACGACGACTTCGTCAATGTGCTGGCCGATGCCAACGTGCTGCTGCTGATGGAAGTCTATCCGGCCGGCGAAGAGCCGATCCCGGGCGCCGACAGCCGCAAACTGTGCAACAGCATCCGCCAGCGCGGTCAGCTCGACCCGATCTACATCGAGCGTGGTGTCGATCTGGCGCCGCTGGTCAAGCCGCTGCTGCGTGCCGGCGACATTCTGTTGTGCCAGGGCGCCGGTGATATCGGCGGTCTCGCACCGAAACTGTTGAAAAGTGAGTTGTTCGCCGGCGCCGTGGCGGCGTCGGTCGAGGGGAAGTTGAAATGA
- the murG gene encoding undecaprenyldiphospho-muramoylpentapeptide beta-N-acetylglucosaminyltransferase — protein sequence MGANVLIMAGGTGGHVFPALACAREFQARGYTVHWLGTPRGIENELVPAAGLELHRINASGLRGKGKLSLLKAPLMLLKSVWQARAIMRRLKPVCVVGFGGYVTGPGGLAAKLAGVPVIVHEQNAVAGTANRLLVPFAARVCEAFPDTFTLSDSRRTTGNPVRSELFLETSRPALAGRRARLLILGGSLGAEPLNKLLPEALAQVAADLRPEVFHQAGKNHDEVTAERYRAAGVDAQVQPFIKDMAQAYGWADLVVCRAGALTISELAAAGLPSMLVPLPHAIDDHQTRNADYLAREGAAFLMPQRTTGAADLAARLTEVLMQPQRLEAMAQAARRLAKPDATRSVVDTCLEVAHG from the coding sequence ATGGGCGCTAACGTATTGATCATGGCCGGCGGTACCGGCGGCCACGTGTTCCCGGCGCTGGCCTGTGCCCGCGAGTTTCAGGCGCGCGGCTATACCGTGCACTGGCTCGGCACACCACGCGGCATCGAAAACGAACTGGTCCCGGCGGCAGGGCTTGAACTGCACCGGATCAACGCCAGCGGTCTGCGCGGCAAGGGCAAGCTGTCGCTGCTCAAGGCGCCGTTGATGCTGCTGAAATCGGTGTGGCAGGCGCGGGCGATCATGCGCCGCTTGAAACCCGTATGCGTCGTCGGTTTCGGCGGTTATGTGACTGGCCCTGGTGGCCTTGCCGCGAAACTGGCTGGCGTGCCGGTGATCGTTCATGAGCAGAACGCTGTCGCCGGCACCGCCAATCGGTTGCTGGTGCCGTTCGCCGCCCGAGTGTGTGAAGCGTTCCCCGACACCTTTACTCTGTCGGACAGCCGCCGTACCACCGGTAATCCGGTGCGCAGCGAGCTGTTCCTCGAGACATCGCGACCGGCGCTGGCCGGGCGCAGAGCGCGTTTGCTGATCCTTGGCGGCAGCCTGGGCGCAGAACCGTTGAACAAATTGCTGCCTGAAGCCCTGGCCCAAGTCGCTGCCGACCTGCGCCCGGAAGTGTTCCATCAGGCCGGCAAAAATCACGATGAAGTGACTGCCGAGCGTTACCGCGCCGCGGGCGTGGACGCGCAGGTGCAGCCGTTCATCAAAGACATGGCCCAGGCCTATGGCTGGGCTGACCTGGTGGTGTGCCGCGCCGGCGCGCTGACCATCAGTGAGCTGGCGGCCGCCGGTCTGCCCTCGATGCTGGTGCCTTTGCCCCACGCGATCGACGATCACCAGACCCGCAACGCCGATTATTTGGCCCGCGAAGGCGCTGCCTTCCTGATGCCGCAAAGAACGACTGGTGCCGCGGATCTTGCCGCGCGCCTGACAGAGGTCTTGATGCAACCGCAACGACTCGAAGCAATGGCCCAAGCGGCCCGCCGACTGGCCAAACCCGATGCCACCCGTAGCGTGGTCGATACCTGTCTGGAGGTGGCCCATGGTTGA
- the ftsW gene encoding putative lipid II flippase FtsW: MNLRNIIKPYPSPLITGRGIDLDFPMLAGCLALLGLGLIMIASASTEVAAAQSGSPLYYMIRHLIYVVLGLGACIVTMMIPIATWQRLGWMMLIGAFGLLVMVIIPGIGREVNGSMRWIGFSFFNVQPSEIAKVFVVIYLAGYLVRRQKEVRESWMGFFKPFIVLLPMAGLLLMEPDFGATVVMMGAAAAMLFLGGVGLFRFSLMVVLAVGAVVLLIQMQPYRMARLTNFADPWADQFGAGYQLSQALIAFGRGEWLGVGLGNSVQKQFYLPEAHTDFVFSVLAEELGAVGSLCTVALFVFVCIRGMYIGLWAEKAKQFFAAYVAYGLSFLWIGQFLINIGVNVGLLPTKGLTLPFLSYGGSSLVICCACLGLLLRIEWESRTHLGSEEMEFQESDFAEEPTHGR; encoded by the coding sequence ATGAACCTGAGAAACATCATCAAGCCGTACCCGTCGCCGCTGATCACCGGGCGTGGCATCGACCTCGATTTCCCGATGCTCGCCGGGTGCCTGGCGCTGCTCGGCCTGGGCCTGATCATGATTGCCTCGGCGTCCACCGAAGTGGCGGCGGCGCAGTCGGGCAGTCCGCTGTATTACATGATTCGCCACCTTATTTATGTGGTGCTGGGTCTGGGCGCGTGCATCGTCACCATGATGATCCCGATCGCCACCTGGCAGCGCCTCGGCTGGATGATGCTGATCGGTGCGTTCGGCCTGCTGGTGATGGTGATCATCCCCGGCATCGGACGAGAAGTGAACGGTTCGATGCGCTGGATCGGTTTCAGCTTCTTCAACGTGCAGCCGTCGGAAATCGCCAAGGTGTTCGTGGTGATCTACCTCGCCGGCTATCTGGTGCGCCGGCAGAAAGAAGTGCGCGAGAGCTGGATGGGCTTCTTCAAGCCGTTCATTGTCCTGCTGCCGATGGCCGGTCTGTTGCTCATGGAGCCGGACTTCGGTGCCACCGTGGTAATGATGGGCGCGGCGGCGGCGATGCTGTTTCTTGGCGGGGTCGGACTGTTCCGTTTCTCGCTAATGGTGGTGCTGGCGGTCGGCGCAGTGGTGTTGCTGATCCAGATGCAGCCCTATCGAATGGCGCGTCTGACCAACTTCGCCGACCCGTGGGCCGACCAGTTCGGCGCCGGTTATCAACTGTCGCAAGCCTTGATCGCCTTCGGTCGCGGCGAGTGGCTGGGCGTCGGCCTGGGCAACAGTGTGCAGAAGCAGTTCTACCTGCCGGAAGCGCACACCGACTTCGTGTTCTCGGTCCTCGCCGAAGAGCTCGGTGCGGTCGGTTCGCTGTGCACTGTCGCGCTGTTCGTGTTCGTGTGTATTCGCGGCATGTACATCGGCCTGTGGGCGGAGAAAGCCAAACAGTTCTTCGCCGCTTATGTGGCGTACGGCTTGTCGTTCCTGTGGATCGGTCAGTTCCTGATCAACATCGGGGTGAACGTCGGCCTGCTGCCCACCAAGGGCCTGACCTTGCCGTTCCTCAGTTACGGCGGCAGCTCGCTGGTGATCTGCTGCGCCTGTCTGGGCCTGTTGCTGCGCATCGAGTGGGAGAGTCGAACCCACCTGGGCAGCGAAGAGATGGAATTCCAGGAGAGCGACTTCGCCGAGGAGCCGACTCATGGGCGCTAA
- the murD gene encoding UDP-N-acetylmuramoyl-L-alanine--D-glutamate ligase — MSLIASDHFRIVVGLGKSGMSLVRFLANRGTSFAVADTRENPPELATLKRDYPHVEVRCGELDVEFLCRADELYVSPGLALATPALQAAAARGVKMSGDIELFARNARAPIVAITGSNAKSTVTTLVGEMAAAAGKRVAVGGNLGTPALDLLSDDVELYVMELSSFQLETTDQLNAEVATVLNISEDHMDRYSGLPAYHLAKHRIFRGAKQFVVNRQDALSRPLIGEGQPCWTFGLSKPDFKAFGIREEDGEKYLAFEFQNLLPVRELKVRGAHNQSNALAALALGHAVGLPFDAMLSALRTFTGLEHRCQWVRDLDGVAYYNDSKATNVGAALAAIEGLGADIDGKVILIAGGDGKGAEFNDLRDPVAANCRAVVLMGRDSDKIGEAIGDAVPLIRATSLVDAVEQCRAAAQPGDVVLLSPACASFDMFKNYEDRGHQFVRAVEELA; from the coding sequence GTGTCTCTGATCGCTTCTGACCACTTCCGCATCGTTGTCGGCCTCGGCAAGAGCGGCATGTCCCTGGTTCGCTTCCTGGCGAACCGGGGCACGTCGTTTGCCGTGGCCGACACGCGGGAAAATCCACCGGAACTGGCCACGCTCAAGCGTGACTATCCGCACGTGGAAGTGCGTTGTGGCGAGCTGGACGTCGAATTCCTCTGCCGTGCCGACGAGCTCTACGTGAGTCCCGGCCTGGCGCTGGCGACCCCAGCCCTGCAAGCCGCCGCGGCCCGTGGCGTGAAAATGTCCGGCGACATCGAGCTGTTCGCGCGTAACGCGCGGGCGCCGATCGTCGCAATCACCGGTTCCAACGCGAAAAGCACCGTGACCACGCTGGTCGGCGAGATGGCGGCTGCGGCCGGCAAGCGCGTCGCTGTTGGCGGCAACCTCGGCACCCCGGCGCTGGACCTGCTCAGCGACGACGTCGAGCTGTACGTGATGGAGCTGTCGAGTTTTCAGCTGGAAACCACCGACCAGCTCAACGCCGAAGTCGCCACCGTGCTGAACATCAGCGAAGACCACATGGATCGCTACAGCGGTCTGCCGGCGTATCACCTGGCCAAGCACCGGATCTTCCGTGGCGCGAAGCAGTTCGTGGTCAATCGTCAGGATGCCCTCAGCCGCCCATTGATCGGCGAAGGCCAGCCTTGCTGGACCTTCGGCCTGAGCAAACCGGATTTCAAAGCGTTCGGTATCCGCGAAGAAGATGGCGAGAAGTATCTGGCCTTCGAATTCCAGAACCTGCTGCCGGTGCGTGAGTTGAAAGTTCGCGGCGCACATAACCAGTCCAACGCTCTTGCAGCCTTGGCATTGGGTCACGCCGTCGGCCTGCCGTTCGACGCCATGCTCTCGGCACTGCGCACGTTTACCGGACTCGAACACCGCTGCCAGTGGGTGCGTGATCTCGACGGCGTGGCCTACTACAACGATTCCAAAGCCACCAACGTTGGCGCCGCGCTGGCTGCCATCGAAGGCCTGGGTGCGGACATCGACGGCAAGGTCATCCTGATCGCCGGCGGTGACGGCAAGGGCGCCGAATTCAACGATCTGCGCGATCCGGTCGCCGCCAATTGCCGCGCCGTGGTGCTGATGGGCCGCGACTCGGACAAGATCGGCGAAGCCATTGGCGATGCCGTGCCGTTGATCCGCGCGACCTCGCTGGTCGACGCCGTCGAGCAATGCCGCGCCGCTGCCCAGCCGGGTGACGTGGTGCTGCTGTCGCCGGCCTGCGCCAGTTTCGACATGTTCAAGAATTACGAAGACCGTGGTCACCAGTTCGTCCGCGCTGTGGAGGAACTGGCATGA
- the mraY gene encoding phospho-N-acetylmuramoyl-pentapeptide-transferase has protein sequence MLLLLAEYLQQFYKGFAVFQYLTLRGILGVLTALVLSLCYGPWMIRTLQNRQIGQSVRNDGPQSHLSKSGTPTMGGALILSSIGVSTLLWADLSNRYVWVVLLVTLLFGAIGWVDDYRKVIEKNSRGLPSRWKYFWQSVFGLGAAIFLYMTAATPVETTLILPMLKDYSIPLGAGFIVLTYFVIVGSSNAVNLTDGLDGLAIMPTVMVGGGLGIFCYLSGNVKFAEYLLIPYVPGAGELIVFCGALIGAGLGFLWFNTYPAQVFMGDVGALALGAALGTIAVIVRQEIVLFIMGGVFVMETLSVVIQVASFKLTGRRVFRMAPIHHHFELKGWPEPRVIVRFWIITVILVLVGLATLKLR, from the coding sequence ATGCTGCTGCTGCTAGCGGAGTATCTGCAACAGTTCTACAAAGGCTTCGCGGTCTTTCAGTACCTGACCCTGCGCGGGATTCTCGGTGTGCTGACCGCGCTGGTTTTGTCGCTGTGCTATGGCCCGTGGATGATCCGTACTCTGCAGAACCGTCAGATCGGCCAATCGGTACGCAATGACGGCCCGCAATCGCATCTGTCCAAATCCGGCACGCCGACCATGGGTGGCGCGCTGATTCTGTCGTCGATCGGCGTCAGCACCTTGCTCTGGGCTGACCTGAGCAACCGCTACGTCTGGGTGGTGCTGCTGGTGACCCTGCTGTTCGGCGCCATCGGCTGGGTCGACGATTACCGCAAAGTCATCGAGAAAAACTCCCGTGGCCTGCCGAGCCGCTGGAAATACTTCTGGCAGTCGGTGTTCGGCCTCGGCGCGGCGATCTTCCTTTATATGACCGCCGCAACGCCGGTGGAAACCACGCTGATCCTGCCGATGCTCAAGGACTACAGCATTCCGCTGGGCGCCGGCTTCATCGTGCTGACCTACTTCGTGATTGTCGGTTCGAGCAACGCGGTCAACCTGACTGACGGCCTCGACGGTCTGGCGATCATGCCGACGGTGATGGTCGGCGGCGGCCTGGGGATTTTCTGCTACCTGTCGGGCAACGTGAAATTCGCCGAATACCTGCTGATTCCCTACGTGCCGGGCGCGGGCGAACTGATCGTGTTCTGCGGTGCGCTGATTGGTGCCGGCCTCGGTTTCCTCTGGTTCAACACCTATCCGGCGCAAGTGTTCATGGGCGACGTCGGTGCACTGGCACTCGGCGCGGCGCTGGGCACCATCGCCGTGATCGTGCGCCAGGAAATCGTCCTGTTCATCATGGGCGGCGTGTTCGTGATGGAAACCCTGTCAGTGGTCATTCAGGTTGCCTCCTTTAAGCTGACCGGTCGCCGCGTGTTCCGCATGGCGCCGATACACCACCACTTTGAACTCAAGGGCTGGCCCGAGCCGCGCGTGATCGTCCGTTTCTGGATCATCACCGTTATTCTTGTCCTGGTCGGCCTTGCCACCCTGAAGCTGAGGTAG
- a CDS encoding UDP-N-acetylmuramoyl-tripeptide--D-alanyl-D-alanine ligase, which produces MLKALTLSELTNALEARLIGSDASFNGVSIDSRAIQPGQLFIALTGPRFDGHDYLNDVAGKGAVAALVEREVADSALPQLLVKDTRQALGQLGALNRAAFTQPVAAVTGSSGKTTVKEMLASILRTRGPVLATRGNLNNDLGVPLTLIELAPEHTSAVIELGASRLGEIAYTVGLTKPHVAILNNAGTAHVGEFGGPEKIVEAKGEIIEGLAADGIAVLNLDDKAFGIWKTRAAGRQVLTFALSNSEANFHASDLATDARGCPAFNLHTPEGSERVQLNLLGTHNVANALAAAAAAHALGVSLFGIATGLGAVQPVKGRTVAQLAKNGMRVIDDTYNANPTSMCAAVDILAGFSGRTVLVLGDIGELGDWAEQGHRDVGEYARGKVSALYAVGPNMVHAVNAFGEQAQHFGTQAELIQALAAEQDTNTTILIKGSRSAAMENIVAALCGSSLEKH; this is translated from the coding sequence ATGCTTAAGGCCCTGACACTCAGCGAATTGACCAACGCGCTCGAAGCCCGTCTGATCGGCAGCGATGCCAGTTTCAACGGCGTGAGTATTGACAGCCGCGCGATCCAGCCCGGCCAACTGTTCATTGCCCTGACTGGCCCGCGTTTCGACGGCCACGATTATCTGAATGATGTCGCTGGCAAAGGCGCCGTGGCGGCACTGGTCGAGCGCGAAGTCGCCGACAGCGCTCTGCCGCAACTGCTGGTCAAGGACACCCGTCAGGCCTTGGGCCAACTCGGCGCCTTGAACCGTGCTGCGTTCACCCAGCCAGTAGCGGCGGTGACCGGTTCCAGTGGCAAGACCACGGTCAAGGAAATGCTCGCGAGCATCCTGCGCACGCGCGGTCCGGTGCTGGCGACCCGTGGCAACCTGAACAACGACCTCGGCGTACCGCTGACCCTGATCGAGCTGGCGCCGGAACACACCTCGGCTGTCATCGAACTGGGCGCTTCACGTCTGGGCGAGATCGCTTACACCGTCGGCCTGACCAAGCCGCACGTGGCGATCCTGAACAACGCCGGCACCGCTCACGTTGGTGAGTTCGGCGGTCCGGAAAAAATCGTCGAAGCCAAAGGCGAAATCATCGAAGGTCTGGCCGCCGATGGCATCGCCGTGCTCAACCTCGATGACAAGGCTTTCGGTATCTGGAAGACCCGCGCGGCAGGCCGTCAGGTATTGACCTTCGCCCTGAGCAACAGCGAGGCGAATTTCCATGCCAGTGATCTGGCCACCGATGCTCGGGGCTGCCCGGCGTTCAATCTGCACACGCCGGAAGGCAGCGAGCGCGTGCAACTGAACCTGCTCGGTACCCACAACGTCGCCAATGCTTTGGCCGCCGCCGCTGCTGCTCACGCCTTGGGCGTGTCGCTGTTCGGCATCGCCACCGGGCTCGGCGCGGTGCAACCGGTCAAGGGACGTACCGTCGCGCAACTGGCGAAAAACGGCATGCGCGTGATCGACGACACCTACAACGCAAACCCCACCTCGATGTGCGCGGCCGTTGATATACTCGCCGGCTTTTCCGGCCGCACCGTCCTGGTGCTCGGGGATATCGGCGAGTTGGGCGACTGGGCGGAGCAGGGGCACCGCGACGTGGGCGAGTACGCCCGAGGCAAGGTTTCCGCGCTTTACGCAGTCGGGCCGAACATGGTCCACGCCGTAAACGCTTTCGGTGAGCAGGCGCAGCACTTCGGCACACAGGCCGAGCTGATCCAGGCCCTCGCCGCCGAGCAGGACACAAACACCACCATTTTGATCAAGGGTTCGCGCAGCGCAGCGATGGAAAACATCGTTGCGGCTCTGTGCGGGTCCAGTCTGGAGAAACATTAA